One region of Quercus lobata isolate SW786 chromosome 2, ValleyOak3.0 Primary Assembly, whole genome shotgun sequence genomic DNA includes:
- the LOC115975738 gene encoding uncharacterized protein LOC115975738, with the protein MLRIADTDKPCLYLVYEMWDSMIEKVKVVIYRHEGLEDDQYSSFWGVVYDILIDRWTKNSTPLHCLAHSLNPKYYSIEWISENPKRIPPHQDHEISMERSKCLERYFEDENDLTVKYEFAKFSGGRFPSPSALTDRWTLLPLVWWQYYGSAFPTLQTLALKLLGQPCSSSCAERNWSTYKFIHSLKRNKMAPARTEDLVYVHSNLRLLSRRNEEYIHTATKMWDIAGDSWNESDMHGGAGILENATLTLDEPELEAIVIGNVNTSATTSESEVRSEAIDLEDDDICV; encoded by the exons ATGCTACGAATAGCCGACACAGATAAGCCTTGTCTTTATCTTGTGTATgagatgtgggattccatgatAGAGAAGGTGAAAGTAGTGATATATCGGCATGAAGGCTTGGAAGATGATCAATATAGCTCATTTTGGGGTGTGGTGTATGATATACTCATTGATCGGTGGACTAAAAATTCTACACCACTACATTGTTTGGCTCATTCCTTAAATCCTAA GTATTACTCCATTGAATGGATTTCGGAGAATCCAAAACGCATCCCTCCACATCAGGATCATGAAATTTCTATGGAAAGAAGCAAGTGTTTGGAGCGATACTTTGAAGATGAGAATGACTTAACGGTGAAGTATGAGTTTGCTAAATTTTCAGGAGGGAGGTTTCCTTCACCAAGTGCCTTGACGGATAGGTGGACCTTACTACCTTTGGTTTGGTGGCAATACTATGGCTCCGCATTTCCAACTCTTCAAACCCTTGCCCTTAAACTTCTTGGACAACCTTGCTCATCCTCATGTGCTGAGAGAAATTGGAGCACgtacaaattcattcattccttaaaaagaaacaaaatggctCCTGCACGCACTGAGGATTTGGTATATGTGCATTCTAATCTTCGACTCTTGTCAAGGCGCAATGAAGAGTACATACATACCGCAACAAAGATGTGGGATATTGCAGGAGACTCTTGGAATGAGAGCGACATGCATGGAGGAGCTGGAATTCTTGAGAATGCAACTCTTACACTTGATGAGCCAGAGTTGGAGGCTATAGTTATTGGGAATGTTAACACTAGTGCTACTACTAGTGAAAGTGAAGTTCGAAGTGAAGCTATTGATCTTGAGGATGAtgatatttgtgtttga
- the LOC115960870 gene encoding uncharacterized protein LOC115960870, which yields MGSYSRVKAHLLQISGKDIKACRNVSKSHRLEMQRMHDQVEANKLEQEQRSQIPLPPPPPGRGIPISPFRRQEGSDSSHSTNPVDAKRRKVTMNTTLEKAFQNNARHDLDSRIARMFYTGGLPFNFARNPHYRSSYAFAATHSIPGYLPPGYNALRTTLLQKERAHVERLLKPIKDSWLENGVSIVSDGWSDPQRRSLINIMAVSDGGPVFIKAIDGSGEFKDKHYIAGVLKDAIKEIGHEKVVQVITDNANVMKAAGALIEGEYPKIFWTPCVVHTLNLVLKNICATKNTEKNEVTYEECSWITRVADDASFICICFGGCNVEKVEIDKKMPSSHGY from the exons ATGGGATCCTATTCTAGGGTTAAGGctcatttattacaaatttctgGCAAAGATATTAAAGCATGCCGTAATGTGTCAAAGAGCCATAGGTTGGAAATGCAGCGAATGCATGATCAAGTTGAGGCTAATAAGTTAGAGCAAGAACAGAGAAGTCAAATTCCCTTACCCCCACCTCCCCCAGGCCGTGGGATACCTATTTCCCCATTTCGGAGACAAGAAGGGAGTGATAGTAGTCATAGTACAAATCCGGTTGATGCTAAGAGGAGGAAGGTGACTATGAATACTACTTTGGAGAAAGCATTTCAGAATAATGCTAGACATGATTTAGATAGTAGAATTGCTAGGATGTTTTACACCGGTGGGCTTCCGTTTAACTTTGCAAGGAACCCACATTATCGTAGTTCCTATGCATTTGCTGCTACTCATAGCATTCCGGGTTATCTTCCTCCTGGATACAATGCTTTGAGAACAACACTTTTGCAAAAGGAAAGAGCTCATGTTGAAAGACTCTTGAAACCAATTAAGGACTCTTGGCTTGAAAATGGTGTAAGTATAGTTTCTGATGGATGGTCAGATCCACAAAGGAGGtctcttattaatattatggcTGTATCAGATGGGGGTCCAGTGTTTATAAAGGCAATTGATGGGTCAGGTGAGTTCAAAGATAAGCATTACATTGCTGGGGTGTTGAAAGATGCTATAAAAGAGATTGGACATGAAAAAGTTGTCCAAGTCATCACTGataatgcaaatgtgatgaAGGCTGCTGGAGCTCTTATTGAGGGTGAGtatcctaaaatattttggacaccTTGTGTTGTCCACACTCTCAATCTAGTTTTGAAGAATATTTGTGCAACAAAAAACACTGAAAAGAATGAAGTTACATATGAGGAATGTAGTTGGATTACACGTGTTGCTGATGATGCATCCTTCATATGT ATTTGCTTCGGTGGTTGTAACGTTGAAAAGGTTGAAATTGATAAAAAGATGCCTTCAAGCCATGGCTATTAG
- the LOC115975073 gene encoding ankyrin repeat-containing protein At5g02620-like isoform X1, whose amino-acid sequence MDAGMFKAAIDGNDGFFDEAGGVNLFLRQVTAEGNSILHVAAKSGNAQITKRVLAIDSQQSLLYMKNWKGDTALHIAARLGHIDMTKLLITCANDREVEVQMELLRMENLEKNTALHEAIKNDHYDIMQLLIKEDPSLTFLTNNAGESPLFLAVDRGFYKIAIHILEAVPECSNVGRKSMNVLHAAVIRTQRSKRFKAIEGKADWHSHTLLCIYRFLRAILKLSNSENEQAPKRGMTTLDFVGKLLEACPSAIVEADDFGWIPLHYAAHFGNAKFVNLFLKKNMSLVYIKEKAGMSALHISAKEGHVDVTRTLITECPDSCELLDKKDRTALHLAAESGNSKLVKVFLQTLATEDLINQQDKEGNTPFHLAAMEGRYALLMMLAKDRRIDWMAMNKAGMSTVDIIQSDKRLKSGKKDKFMSKLNRDNIRLSLERIVDRHTMEVQTLDTEGHGQLIQETERNEPAEQNKVKDTALIATKKRLKRQEAVRKMTDLNFVVATIIASVTYAAVIQVPGGNGDDGKANLRKNKDFKIFVIFNAFAFVSSLLSMLFHFCIGYVSLSSSIGLIYASLCFTFTQLSLLGIIGAFFSSIRAVLTKSSAPPPSPPGSGGPSPSPGSAESPSSGFGPEHTQSNHSNVFTEYWWIGLLFVFLIFAAVFIIRKNKKLVVSILKES is encoded by the exons ATGGATGCTGGAATGTTCAAAGCTGCAATTGATGGGAATGATGGTTTCTTCGATGAAGCTGGGGGTGTGAATCTATTTCTCAGGCAGGTGACAGCGGAAGGGAACTCTATTCTTCACGTGGCAGCAAAATCTGGAAATGCGCAAATCACGAAAAGGGTCCTCGCGATCGATTCACAACAATCACTTTTGTATATGAAAAATTGGAAAGGCGACACTGCACTACATATTGCAGCGAGGTTAGGGCATATCGACATGACAAAACTTCTAATAACTTGTGCAAATGACCGAGAAGTTGAAGTGCAAATGGAGCTACTAAGGATGGAAAATCTGGAGAAGAATACCGCACTGCATGAGGCTATAAAAAATGATCATTATGACATTATGCAGTTACTAATTAAGGAAGACCCAAGTTTGACTTTTCTTACAAATAATGCTGGGGAATCTCCTCTCTTCCTGGCAGTGGATAGAGGATTTTACAAAATTGCTATTCATATCCTAGAGGCTGTTCCAGAATGCTCCAATGTGGGAAGGAAAAGCATGAATGTCTTGCATGCGGCTGTCATCCGTACACAAAGAA GCAAACGGTTTAAAGCCATAGAGGGAAAGGCTGACTGGCACAGTCATACTCTCTTATGTATCTATCGTTTCCTTCGTGCTATTCTCAAGCTCTCTAACTCAGAAAATGAACAAGCTCCAAAACGCGGCATGACAACATTAG ATTTTGTGGGTAAGTTGTTAGAAGCTTGTCCATCTGCAATTGTAGAAGCGGATGACTTTGGCTGGATTCCTCTTCATTATGCTGCACATTTTGGCAATGCAAAATTTGtcaatctatttttgaaaaagaacaTGTCCCTTGTTTACATAAAGGAAAAGGCAGGCATGTCTGCCCTTCACATTTCGGCAAAAGAAGGGCATGTTGACGTAACAAGAACACTTATTACAGAATGTCCAGATAGTTGTGAATTGTTGGACAAGAAAGATAGGACAGCTCTTCATCTTGCTGCAGAAAGTGGAAATAGTAAACTGGTGAAGGTCTTCCTACAAACATTGGCTACTGAGGATCTCATAAATCAGCAAGATAAGGAAGGAAACACCCCTTTTCATCTGGCTGCCATGGAAGGGCGTTATGCACTATTAATGATGTTGGCAAAAGACAGGAGAATCGATTGGATGGCTATGAACAAGGCAGGGATGAGTACAGTTGACATTATTCAATCAGATAAACGACTTAAGTCAGGAAAAAAG GACAAATTCATGTCAAAGTTGAATAGAGACAACATTAGATTGAGTTTGGAACGAATCGTTGACAGACATACTATGGAAGTACAGACTCTTGATACAGAAGGACATGGACAATTAATTCAAGAAACAGAGAGAAATGAGCCTGCAGAGCAAAATAAGGTGAAAGACACAGCCCTTATTGCTACAAAAAAAAGACTCAAAAGACAAGAAGCTGTTCGGAAAATGACCGACCTCAATTTCGTTGTAGCCACAATCATTGCAAGTGTCACCTACGCAGCGGTCATACAGGTGCCTGGTGGAAACGGCGACGACGGTAAAgctaatttaagaaaaaataaagatttcaaaatatttgtgaTTTTCAACGCCTTCGCTTTTGTGTCTTCGCTGCTCTCAATGTTATTCCACTTTTGCATTGGCTATGTTAGCCTTAGCAGCAGTATCGGTCTCATATACGCATCGTTATGCTTCACGTTCACTCAACTttctcttctcggcattatcgGTGCCTTTTTTTCGTCCATAAGGGCAGTCTTAACTAAAAGCTCGGCGCCCCCACCATCACCCCCGGGCAGTGGTGGACCATCACCGTCCCCGGGCAGTGCTGAATCACCATCGTCCGGGTTTGGCCCCGAGCACACTCAATCCAATCATTCCAATGTTTTCACTGAATATTGGTGGATTggtcttctttttgtttttttaatctttgcGGCTGTCTTTataataagaaagaacaaaaaattggTGGTTTCAATTTTGAAGGAGTCTTAG
- the LOC115975073 gene encoding ankyrin repeat-containing protein At5g02620-like isoform X2, protein MDAGMFKAAIDGNDGFFDEAGGVNLFLRQVTAEGNSILHVAAKSGNAQITKRVLAIDSQQSLLYMKNWKGDTALHIAARLGHIDMTKLLITCANDREVEVQMELLRMENLEKNTALHEAIKNDHYDIMQLLIKEDPSLTFLTNNAGESPLFLAVDRGFYKIAIHILEAVPECSNVGRKSMNVLHAAVIRTQRNFVGKLLEACPSAIVEADDFGWIPLHYAAHFGNAKFVNLFLKKNMSLVYIKEKAGMSALHISAKEGHVDVTRTLITECPDSCELLDKKDRTALHLAAESGNSKLVKVFLQTLATEDLINQQDKEGNTPFHLAAMEGRYALLMMLAKDRRIDWMAMNKAGMSTVDIIQSDKRLKSGKKDKFMSKLNRDNIRLSLERIVDRHTMEVQTLDTEGHGQLIQETERNEPAEQNKVKDTALIATKKRLKRQEAVRKMTDLNFVVATIIASVTYAAVIQVPGGNGDDGKANLRKNKDFKIFVIFNAFAFVSSLLSMLFHFCIGYVSLSSSIGLIYASLCFTFTQLSLLGIIGAFFSSIRAVLTKSSAPPPSPPGSGGPSPSPGSAESPSSGFGPEHTQSNHSNVFTEYWWIGLLFVFLIFAAVFIIRKNKKLVVSILKES, encoded by the exons ATGGATGCTGGAATGTTCAAAGCTGCAATTGATGGGAATGATGGTTTCTTCGATGAAGCTGGGGGTGTGAATCTATTTCTCAGGCAGGTGACAGCGGAAGGGAACTCTATTCTTCACGTGGCAGCAAAATCTGGAAATGCGCAAATCACGAAAAGGGTCCTCGCGATCGATTCACAACAATCACTTTTGTATATGAAAAATTGGAAAGGCGACACTGCACTACATATTGCAGCGAGGTTAGGGCATATCGACATGACAAAACTTCTAATAACTTGTGCAAATGACCGAGAAGTTGAAGTGCAAATGGAGCTACTAAGGATGGAAAATCTGGAGAAGAATACCGCACTGCATGAGGCTATAAAAAATGATCATTATGACATTATGCAGTTACTAATTAAGGAAGACCCAAGTTTGACTTTTCTTACAAATAATGCTGGGGAATCTCCTCTCTTCCTGGCAGTGGATAGAGGATTTTACAAAATTGCTATTCATATCCTAGAGGCTGTTCCAGAATGCTCCAATGTGGGAAGGAAAAGCATGAATGTCTTGCATGCGGCTGTCATCCGTACACAAAGAA ATTTTGTGGGTAAGTTGTTAGAAGCTTGTCCATCTGCAATTGTAGAAGCGGATGACTTTGGCTGGATTCCTCTTCATTATGCTGCACATTTTGGCAATGCAAAATTTGtcaatctatttttgaaaaagaacaTGTCCCTTGTTTACATAAAGGAAAAGGCAGGCATGTCTGCCCTTCACATTTCGGCAAAAGAAGGGCATGTTGACGTAACAAGAACACTTATTACAGAATGTCCAGATAGTTGTGAATTGTTGGACAAGAAAGATAGGACAGCTCTTCATCTTGCTGCAGAAAGTGGAAATAGTAAACTGGTGAAGGTCTTCCTACAAACATTGGCTACTGAGGATCTCATAAATCAGCAAGATAAGGAAGGAAACACCCCTTTTCATCTGGCTGCCATGGAAGGGCGTTATGCACTATTAATGATGTTGGCAAAAGACAGGAGAATCGATTGGATGGCTATGAACAAGGCAGGGATGAGTACAGTTGACATTATTCAATCAGATAAACGACTTAAGTCAGGAAAAAAG GACAAATTCATGTCAAAGTTGAATAGAGACAACATTAGATTGAGTTTGGAACGAATCGTTGACAGACATACTATGGAAGTACAGACTCTTGATACAGAAGGACATGGACAATTAATTCAAGAAACAGAGAGAAATGAGCCTGCAGAGCAAAATAAGGTGAAAGACACAGCCCTTATTGCTACAAAAAAAAGACTCAAAAGACAAGAAGCTGTTCGGAAAATGACCGACCTCAATTTCGTTGTAGCCACAATCATTGCAAGTGTCACCTACGCAGCGGTCATACAGGTGCCTGGTGGAAACGGCGACGACGGTAAAgctaatttaagaaaaaataaagatttcaaaatatttgtgaTTTTCAACGCCTTCGCTTTTGTGTCTTCGCTGCTCTCAATGTTATTCCACTTTTGCATTGGCTATGTTAGCCTTAGCAGCAGTATCGGTCTCATATACGCATCGTTATGCTTCACGTTCACTCAACTttctcttctcggcattatcgGTGCCTTTTTTTCGTCCATAAGGGCAGTCTTAACTAAAAGCTCGGCGCCCCCACCATCACCCCCGGGCAGTGGTGGACCATCACCGTCCCCGGGCAGTGCTGAATCACCATCGTCCGGGTTTGGCCCCGAGCACACTCAATCCAATCATTCCAATGTTTTCACTGAATATTGGTGGATTggtcttctttttgtttttttaatctttgcGGCTGTCTTTataataagaaagaacaaaaaattggTGGTTTCAATTTTGAAGGAGTCTTAG